One Brassica napus cultivar Da-Ae unplaced genomic scaffold, Da-Ae ScsIHWf_2079;HRSCAF=2730, whole genome shotgun sequence DNA segment encodes these proteins:
- the LOC125599988 gene encoding uncharacterized protein LOC125599988 isoform X1 → MILKPLHVELIILSRFVAMSEELPKRLFKEGEEPRVTQINNNCRIDYIIRKFQAWLPKELDVVKKDPVFHQIFKLHENGLGYSARVIHSFLCRELVTFLQHELWFVFARRPLRFSLQEFHAVTGFECDTHISIEEFEEWKYDGGFWSKVLRRKDGTITLFNLWTKDKEAVKKWKNADRIRLIYLAIILCVVLARDEKANIPLKYIAVVMDLDRVRRYPWGVAAYDLLCKSIAKNRSQLKEKTTSYVLDGFSYALQIWAMEAVPKIGKLCGKKLDKGFKDGPRCINWMGAAKVSYEEIIRLEEIITPKDDIYPYISWTGNYDVVKAQAFRRDDDVEDDRIKVLMEMIKKGHDFSEHVWETEENEVISLSLDDESAVNDEASVNVEAAESDDDFQTPKGSKNVGSRSKRGKKRLPDRGMEKRKHKVLASGAKQAPFNEDMKAFMTQLFEHNFSGMEQRIQKQMAETFEQMRTELKQSRKEASVEVELGEPSPTKPSTSQAPLRRSTRGVNKH, encoded by the exons ATGATATTGAAACCTTTACATGTTGAACTAATAATTTTGTCACGGTTTGTAGCTATGTCTGAGGAGCTACCGAAGAGGCTTTTTAAGGAGGGCGAGGAGCCCCGAGTTACTCAGATCAACAACAACTGCAGGATCGACTACATAATCCGAAAGTTCCAAGCGTGGCTGCCAAAGGAGTTGGATGTCGTGAAGAAAGACCCGGTTTTTCATCAGATTTTTAAGCTCCATGAGAATGGTCTTGGATACTCTGCGAGGGTGATACACAGCTTCTTGTGTAGGGAGCTGGTGACTTTCTTACAGCACGAGCTATGGTTTGTCTTTGCGAGGAGACCGCTTCGATTCTCATTGCAAGAGTTCCACGCCGTAACCGGGTTTGAATGCGATACTCACATTTCGATTGAGGAGTTTGAAGAGTGGAAATATGATGGTGGTTTCTGGAGCAAGGTTTTGAGGAGAAAAGATGGAACAATTACACTCTTCAACCTGTGGACTAAGGACAAGGAAGCTGTAAAGAAATGGAAGAATGCAGATCGCATACGTCTTATCTACTTGGCGATCATTCTTTGTGTGGTATTGGCGAGAGATGAGAAGGCTAATATCCCCCTGAAGTACATCGCGGTGGTCATGGATCTTGACAGAGTTCGAAGGTATCCTTGGGGAGTTGCTGCTTATGACCTTCTCTGCAAATCCATAGCCAAAAATCGTTCCCAACTGAAGGAAAAGACCACTAGCTATGTCTTGGATGGCTTCTCATACGCCTTGcagatttgggcaatggaagcGGTGCCAAAAATCGGGAAGCTTTGTGGAAAAAAGCtggataagggtttcaaggACGGTCCTAGATGCATAAACTGGATGGGAGCTGCGAAGGTGTCATATGAGGAGATCATTCGCTTGGAGGAGATTATTACACCCAAg GATGACATCTACCCATACATCTCATGGACAGGAAATTATGATGTTGTCAAAGCTCAGGCGTTTCGCAGAGATGATGATGTGGAGGATGACAGAATCAAGGTTCTGATGGAGATGATAAAGAAGGGGCATGATTTTAGTGAGCATGTTTGGGAaactgaagaaaatgaagtgatTTCTTTATCTCTCGATGACGAATCAGCTGTGAATGATGAAGCAAGCGTGAATGTTGAAGCAGCCGAGAGTGATGACGACTTTCAGACTCCGAAAGGATCAAAAAACGTTGGTTCTAGATCAAAGAGGGGTAAAAAGAGGCTTCCCGATCGTGGTATGGAGAAGAGAAAGCATAAGGTTCTCGCAAGTGGCGCAAAGCAAGCTCCTTTTAATGAAGACATGAAGGCTTTTATGACACAGTTGTTTGAGCACAACTTCTCTGGAATGGAACAAAGGATACAGAAACAGATGGCCGAGACATTTGAGCAGATGCGGACAGAGCTTAAACAATCACGTAAGGAAGCCAGCGTTGAAGTTGAGCTTGGAGAGCCTTCACCGACAAAGCCATCGACGAGCCAGGCACCGTTGAGGAGGTCCACACGCGGGGTAAACAAACACTag
- the LOC106429697 gene encoding syntaxin-52 isoform X1, with amino-acid sequence MSMASSSSDTWMREYNEALKLSEDINGMMSERNSSGLTGPDAQRRASAIRRKITILGTRLDSLQSLLVKVPGKQHVSEKEMNRRKDMVGNLRSKANQVASALNMSNFANRDSLLGPDTKPDDAINRVSGMDNQGIVGFQRQIMREQDEGLEKLEETVMSTKHIALAVNEELTLQTRLIDDLDYHVDVTDSRLRRVQKSLAVMNKNMKGGCSCMSMLLSVLGIVGLALVIWLLVKYL; translated from the exons AT GTCAATggcgtcttcttcttctgacaCATGGATGAGAGAGTACAACGAGGCTTTAAAACTCTCTGAGGATATAAACGGCATGATGTCCGAAAGAAACTCCTCTGGTTTAACCGGACCTGATGCTCAGCGCCGTGCTTCAGCTATACGCAGAAAGATCACCATTTTGGGGACTCGATTAGACAGTCTTCAATCCCTTCTCGTTAAAGTTCCTGGGAAGCAACATGT GTCAGAGAAAGAGATGAATCGTCGTAAGGATATGGTTGGGAACTTGAGATCAAAGGCGAATCAGGTGGCGTCTGCTTTGAACATGTCGAACTTTGCTAATAGAGACAGCTTGCTTGGGCCAGATACAAAGCCTGATGATGCAATCAACAGAGTCTCTGGCATGGATAACCAAGGCATTGTTGGATTCCAACGACAAATTATGCGAG AACAAGACGAAGGGCTGGAGAAGTTGGAGGAAACTGTCATGAGTACCAAACACATTGCTCTCGCTGTCAACGAGGAGCTCACTCTACAGACAAGGCTTATC GATGACTTAGACTACCATGTGGATGTTACGGACTCTCGCTTAAGG CGTGTGCAGAAGAGCCTTGCAGTGATGAACAAGAATATGAAAGGAGGTTGCTCGTGCATGTCCATGCTCTTGTCAGTGCTTGGAATCGTCGGTCTTGCTCTTGTCATTTGGCTGCTGGTTAAGTACCTGTAA
- the LOC125599988 gene encoding uncharacterized protein LOC125599988 isoform X2, giving the protein MSEELPKRLFKEGEEPRVTQINNNCRIDYIIRKFQAWLPKELDVVKKDPVFHQIFKLHENGLGYSARVIHSFLCRELVTFLQHELWFVFARRPLRFSLQEFHAVTGFECDTHISIEEFEEWKYDGGFWSKVLRRKDGTITLFNLWTKDKEAVKKWKNADRIRLIYLAIILCVVLARDEKANIPLKYIAVVMDLDRVRRYPWGVAAYDLLCKSIAKNRSQLKEKTTSYVLDGFSYALQIWAMEAVPKIGKLCGKKLDKGFKDGPRCINWMGAAKVSYEEIIRLEEIITPKDDIYPYISWTGNYDVVKAQAFRRDDDVEDDRIKVLMEMIKKGHDFSEHVWETEENEVISLSLDDESAVNDEASVNVEAAESDDDFQTPKGSKNVGSRSKRGKKRLPDRGMEKRKHKVLASGAKQAPFNEDMKAFMTQLFEHNFSGMEQRIQKQMAETFEQMRTELKQSRKEASVEVELGEPSPTKPSTSQAPLRRSTRGVNKH; this is encoded by the exons ATGTCTGAGGAGCTACCGAAGAGGCTTTTTAAGGAGGGCGAGGAGCCCCGAGTTACTCAGATCAACAACAACTGCAGGATCGACTACATAATCCGAAAGTTCCAAGCGTGGCTGCCAAAGGAGTTGGATGTCGTGAAGAAAGACCCGGTTTTTCATCAGATTTTTAAGCTCCATGAGAATGGTCTTGGATACTCTGCGAGGGTGATACACAGCTTCTTGTGTAGGGAGCTGGTGACTTTCTTACAGCACGAGCTATGGTTTGTCTTTGCGAGGAGACCGCTTCGATTCTCATTGCAAGAGTTCCACGCCGTAACCGGGTTTGAATGCGATACTCACATTTCGATTGAGGAGTTTGAAGAGTGGAAATATGATGGTGGTTTCTGGAGCAAGGTTTTGAGGAGAAAAGATGGAACAATTACACTCTTCAACCTGTGGACTAAGGACAAGGAAGCTGTAAAGAAATGGAAGAATGCAGATCGCATACGTCTTATCTACTTGGCGATCATTCTTTGTGTGGTATTGGCGAGAGATGAGAAGGCTAATATCCCCCTGAAGTACATCGCGGTGGTCATGGATCTTGACAGAGTTCGAAGGTATCCTTGGGGAGTTGCTGCTTATGACCTTCTCTGCAAATCCATAGCCAAAAATCGTTCCCAACTGAAGGAAAAGACCACTAGCTATGTCTTGGATGGCTTCTCATACGCCTTGcagatttgggcaatggaagcGGTGCCAAAAATCGGGAAGCTTTGTGGAAAAAAGCtggataagggtttcaaggACGGTCCTAGATGCATAAACTGGATGGGAGCTGCGAAGGTGTCATATGAGGAGATCATTCGCTTGGAGGAGATTATTACACCCAAg GATGACATCTACCCATACATCTCATGGACAGGAAATTATGATGTTGTCAAAGCTCAGGCGTTTCGCAGAGATGATGATGTGGAGGATGACAGAATCAAGGTTCTGATGGAGATGATAAAGAAGGGGCATGATTTTAGTGAGCATGTTTGGGAaactgaagaaaatgaagtgatTTCTTTATCTCTCGATGACGAATCAGCTGTGAATGATGAAGCAAGCGTGAATGTTGAAGCAGCCGAGAGTGATGACGACTTTCAGACTCCGAAAGGATCAAAAAACGTTGGTTCTAGATCAAAGAGGGGTAAAAAGAGGCTTCCCGATCGTGGTATGGAGAAGAGAAAGCATAAGGTTCTCGCAAGTGGCGCAAAGCAAGCTCCTTTTAATGAAGACATGAAGGCTTTTATGACACAGTTGTTTGAGCACAACTTCTCTGGAATGGAACAAAGGATACAGAAACAGATGGCCGAGACATTTGAGCAGATGCGGACAGAGCTTAAACAATCACGTAAGGAAGCCAGCGTTGAAGTTGAGCTTGGAGAGCCTTCACCGACAAAGCCATCGACGAGCCAGGCACCGTTGAGGAGGTCCACACGCGGGGTAAACAAACACTag
- the LOC125599987 gene encoding protein ACTIVITY OF BC1 COMPLEX KINASE 3, chloroplastic-like, whose product MTSLVVGQSLGLTLVGDGVSFRNSRRHVAKSKFFFPNRKRLARAALVQARPREDGVTPSPPSSSRPSPAPVVQYKRADLADDLQAEARALGRAVDASVYSPELIARKHGSQPLKALRRSVEILTALGGFALNLGIDQRRGKLEENMKKRAGELRRIFTRLGPTFVKLGQGLSTRPDLCPPDYLEELAELQDALPTFPDAEAFACIERELDLSLESIFSSISPDPIAAASLGQVYKAHLRYSGQVVAVKVQRPGIEEAIGLDFYLIRGVGKLINKYVDFITTDVLALIDEFACRVYQELNYVQEAQNARRFKKLYADKADVLVPDIFWDYTSRKVLTMEWVEGTKLNEQVAIESQGLKVLDLVNTGIQCSLRQLLEYGFFHADPHPGNLLATPDGKLAFLDFGMMSETPEEARFAIIGHVVHLVNRDYEAMARDYYALKFLSPDVDVTPIIPALRDFFDDALNYTVSELNFKTLVDGLGAVFYQYPFDVPAYYALILRSLTVLEGLALYADPDFKVLAASYPYFAKRLLTDQNPYLRDALIELLFKDGKFRWGRLENLLQQGSKDRDFSSKDALQPVLKLLLDPNGEELRLLVIKEAVRVSEAFALGSVVDTYNSMPEFMRSLVFNGNGNAGPLTMNPTELESTLELRDQVSRIWSLLQSSESFDPAILQPIAQVLQQPEARRLGGRVAGGVGQRLAARFLQQLLRATTPSPSPVP is encoded by the exons ATGACGAGTCTTGTGGTTGGCCAGTCTCTTGGTTTAACTCTAGTCGGTGATGGTGTTTCCTTCCGCAATTCAAGAAGACACGTTGCAAAGTCTAAGTTTTTCTTTCCAAACCGGAAGAGATTAGCTCGTGCAGCTCTCGTTCAAGCTCGTCCCAGGGAAGATGGAGTAACGCCAAGTCCTCCCTCCTCCTCGAGACCGTCTCCTGCGCCTGTTGTACAATACAAACGTGCTGACCTCGCGGATGATCTTCAAGCGGAGGCCCGCGCTCTGGGTCGTGCCGTTGACGCCTCTGTCTATTCCCCGGAGCTCATCGCCAGGAAACACGGCTCTCAGCCTCTCAAG GCTTTGCGGAGAAGCGTGGAGATATTGACAGCTTTGGGTGGCTTCGCGCTGAATTTGGGGATTGATCAGAGGCGAGGGAAGCTAGAGGAGAACATGAAGAAGAGAGCTGGTGAGCTCCGAAGGATATTCACTCGTCTGGGACCTACTTTTGTTAAGTTGGGTCAAGGTCTATCCACCCGACCCGACCTCTGCCCACCTGATTACCTCGAAGAGCTTGCTGAGCTTCAG GATGCTTTGCCAACCTTCCCGGATGCAGAGGCCTTTGCTTGCATTGAGAGAGAGCTGGATCTGTCTCTAGAATCCATTTTCTCGTCCATATCCCCTGACCCAATCGCAGCAGCTAGTTTAGGTCAGGTTTACAAAGCCCACCTGAGGTACTCGGGTCAGGTTGTTGCTGTCAAAGTCCAACGCCCTGGGATCGAAGAAGCCATTGGTCTTGACTTCTACCTCATCAGAGGAGTTGGGAAACTCATTAACAAGTATGTAGACTTCATCACCACCGACGTCCTCGCCCTTATCGACGAGTTCGCCTGCAGAGTTTACCAGGAGCTAAACTACGTCCAGGAGGCCCAAAACGCTAGGAGGTTCAAGAAGCTCTATGCTGATAAAGCTGATGTTCTTGTGCCTGATATCTTCTGGGACTACACGAGCCGCAAGGTGCTGACAATGGAATGGGTGGAGGGAACTAAACTGAACGAGCAAGTTGCCATCGAGAGCCAAGGCTTGAAGGTTCTGGATCTTGTGAATACGGGAATCCAGTGTAGCTTAAGGCAGCTCTTGGAGTATGGTTTCTTCCATGCTGACCCTCATCCTGGTAACCTCTTGGCAACACCTGATGGCAAACTCGCCTTTCTTGACTTTGGCATGATGAGTGAGACACCGGAGGAAGCTAGGTTTGCTATCATAGGCCATGTTGTACATTTGGTCAACAGAGACTATGAAGCCATGGCTCGAGATTACTATGCGTTGAAGTTCTTGTCGCCTGATGTAGACGTTACTCCCATCATACCAGCTCTCAGAGACTTCTTTGACGATGCGCTTAACTACACAGTCAGCGAGCTCAACTTCAAAACGCTGGTTGATGGTTTAGGTGCCGTCTTCTATCAGTATCCATTTGACGTTCCGGCTTACTACGCTTTGATTCTGAGGTCGCTTACCGTGCTTGAAGGTTTGGCACTTTACGCAGATCCTGATTTCAAAGTGTTGGCTGCATCGTACCCTTATTTTGCCAAGAGGCTTCTCACTGATCAGAACCCGTATCTGAGAGACGCACTTATCGAGCTTCTGTTCAAAGATGGGAAGTTTAGGTGGGGCAGGCTCGAGAACCTTCTGCAACAGGGGAGTAAAGATAGAGATTTCTCATCAAAAGATGCTTTGCAGCCTGTGTTGAAGCTGCTGCTGGATCCAAACGGAGAAGAGCTTCGACTGTTGGTGATTAAAGAAGCTGTGAGAGTCAGTGAAGCGTTTGCTCTGGGGAGTGTTGTTGATACGTACAATTCAATGCCTGAGTTTATGAGATCTCTCGTGTTTAATGGAAATGGGAATGCTGGCCCTCTGACAATGAATCCCACAGAACTCGAAAGCACGCTTGAGCTTCGGGACCAGGTCTCAAGAATCTGGAGCCTTCTTCAGTCTTCAGAAAGCTTTGACCCAGCTATTTTACAGCCAATAGCACAG GTGTTGCAACAACCAGAAGCAAGGAGACTTGGAGGACGTGTTGCAGGAGGTGTAGGGCAACGTCTAGCAGCTAGGTTTCTGCAACAACTGCTTCGAGCCACAACACCATCTCCTTCACCAGTCCCATAG
- the LOC125599986 gene encoding uncharacterized protein LOC125599986 translates to MVLIYVKSGEWMCSRGDDWSFVVDKERRGRMVTLATTTTLKQLKIMVCEDYGVDHNAINAEFSYSLLNQKGNPPIIITNDRQASNFVGYAKRESSTTLCVMFSVSGVNQKERVNIDLNKEPCDSSNVEDEEVPEINRAEFVKPSKESFVKRTNHVAADGCGPLRSENIELFQNNGDSDKDGRAWRGDFVKKDQIFTSKGVLKATMEILAMKNNFDYTVIKSTRKWWYIRCKDALCNWTVRAEGIDGSTYFMINQCDGRHSCAPSKKRKFGKTASARTIGTLIQHRFDDANDGPKPNDIIQFMRMEHSCEITYWHAWEAREFAIAAARGIPDRSYSKIPAYLHMIKEANPGTHTHYETNEKGRFMYLFMSFGQSVRGFYNAMRRVIVVDGTFLKNKYKGTLLVATAVDGNSNLYPIAFGVVDSENDDSWGWFFRQLKVVIADCQDLAFVSDRNASISKAIGTVYPRSAHGICIHHLLTNVVSFFKTKGLTALVEKASRAYRYTEFQERITEIFDMSPELGRYLREADVRKWARSLFPGSRYDIRTTNPAESINSVLRIPREYPVIPLLDSIRELLTRWFYERRLLSSKHLDPLTAKVERKIDRRIVKAKGFQVYKVDNFRSVVKGDIYDCHVDLERRTCTCGKYDIGKIPCRHAIPAIYSRGMEVHRFTDALYSTAAWRTAYADSINPIAVVESEWNVPAEVKLAKVLPPKTRKSAGRPVKRRYESVEDKIASSQGSKKNKKHKCSRCGTEGHKRGTCDLPI, encoded by the exons ATGGTTCTAATCTATGTCAAATCGGGTGAATGGATGTGTAGTCGCGGTGATGACTGGAGTTTCGTGGTAGACAAAGAAAGGCGTGGTCGAATGGTAACATTAGCAACTACTACTACGTTGAAGCAGCTCAAGATAATGGTGTGTGAGGATTATGGGGTGGACCATAATGCCATTAATGCCGAGTTCAGTTATTCGTTGTTGAATCAAAAAGGGAATCCTCCTATTATTATCACCAATGATCGGCAAGCATCTAATTTTGTGGGCTATGCAAAGAGGGAATCGTCTACTACCTTGTGTGTGATGTTCTCTGTTTCCGGTGTAAATCAAAAGGAACGAGTCAATATCGATTTGAATAAGGAGCCTTGCGATTCAAGTaatgttgaggatgaagaagttccTGAGATAAATCGAGCAGAGTTTGTCAAGCCGTCAAAGGAGTCTTTTGTTAAAAGAACGAATCATGTCGCTGCAGATGGTTGCGGTCCTTTAAGGAGTGAAAACATTGAACTTTTTCAAAACAATGGAGACAGTGATAAGGATGGTCGAGCTTGGAGAGGAGACTTCGTGAAGAAGGATCAAATTTTCACAAGTAAAGGGGTTCTGAAGGCAACAATGGAAATTTTAGCGATGAAGAATAATTTCGATTACACTGTTATCAAATCCACGAGAAAATGGTGGTATATTCGATGTAAAGATGCATTGTGCAACTGGACTGTGCGTGCAGAAGGAATAGATGGGTCTACATATTTCATGATCAACCAATGTGATGGAAGACATTCATGTGCTCCTTCAAAGAAAAGGAAATTCGGAAAAACAGCATCAGCAAGAACAATTGGGACTCTGATACAACATCGATTTGATGATGCAAACGATGGCCCAAAACCGAATGACATCATTCAATTTATGAGAATGGAGCATAGTTGTGAGATTACTTATTGGCACGCTTGGGAAGCTCGTGAGTTTGCTATTGCAGCTGCTAGAGGTATACCAGATCGCAGTTACTCTAAAATACCAGCATATCTGCATATGATTAAAGAAGCAAATCCTGGTACGCATACTCACTATGAAACTAATGAGAAGGGAAGATTCATGTATCTATTTATGTCATTTGGGCAATCAGTTAGAGGATTCTACAATGCAATGCGAAGGGTGATTGTTGTTGACGGaacttttctgaaaaataaatacaaagggACACTTCTTGTTGCTACTGCTGTAGATGGTAACTCTAATTTGTATCCGATTGCATTTGGGGTTGTTGATTCAGAGAATGACGATTCTTGGGGGTGGTTCTTCAGACAGTTGAAAGTGGTTATTGCTGATTGTCAAGACCTAGCTTTTGTCTCAGATAGAAATGCGTCTATTTCTAAAGCTATTGGGACTGTCTACCCTCGATCAGCACATGGAATTTGCATTCATCACTTATTGACCAATGTGGTCTCATTTTTCAAGACAAAAGGATTGACTGCGTTGGTAGAAAAGGCTTCACGGGCATATAGATACACTGAATTTCAAGAACGTATCACCGAAATTTTTGATATGAGTCCTGAGCTTGGAAGATATCTACGGGAGGCTGATGTGCGCAAATGGGCTCGTTCTCTCTTCCCTGGTTCCAGGTATGACATTAGGACCACGAACCCTGCAGAGTCTATAAATTCAGTTCTTAGAATACCTAGAGAATATCCGGTTATTCCTTTGCTTGATAGTATAAGAGAACTGTTGACTCGATGGTTCTATGAGCGTCGCTTGTTAAGCTCAAAGCATCTAGATCCTTTAACCGCTaaggtggagagaaagattgaTAGGAGAATTGTGAAGGCAAAAGGATTCCAGGTTTACAAGGTTGACAACTTCAGATCGGTTGTAAAAGGAGACATATATGATTGTCATGTTGATTTGGAAAGAAGAACATGCACATGTGGTAAGTATGATATAGGAAAAATTCCTTGCCGACACGCCATTCCTGCAATTTATTCACGAG GTATGGAAGTGCACAGATTCACTGACGCCTTATACAGCACTGCAGCGTGGAGAACCGCCTATGCAGATTCCATTAATCCAATAGCAGTTGTAGAGTCAGAATGGAATGTCCCTGCTGAGGTTAAACTTGCAAAGGTTTTACCACCAAAGACAAGAAAGAGTGCTGGTCGACCAGTAAAGAGAAGGtatgaatcagtagaagacaagaTCGCATCTTCTCAAGGAtcaaagaagaataaaaagcaTAAGTGTAGCCGTTGTGGAACTGAAGGACACAAGAGAGGAACATGCGATTTACCCATCTAG
- the LOC106429697 gene encoding syntaxin-52 isoform X2: MASSSSDTWMREYNEALKLSEDINGMMSERNSSGLTGPDAQRRASAIRRKITILGTRLDSLQSLLVKVPGKQHVSEKEMNRRKDMVGNLRSKANQVASALNMSNFANRDSLLGPDTKPDDAINRVSGMDNQGIVGFQRQIMREQDEGLEKLEETVMSTKHIALAVNEELTLQTRLIDDLDYHVDVTDSRLRRVQKSLAVMNKNMKGGCSCMSMLLSVLGIVGLALVIWLLVKYL, translated from the exons ATggcgtcttcttcttctgacaCATGGATGAGAGAGTACAACGAGGCTTTAAAACTCTCTGAGGATATAAACGGCATGATGTCCGAAAGAAACTCCTCTGGTTTAACCGGACCTGATGCTCAGCGCCGTGCTTCAGCTATACGCAGAAAGATCACCATTTTGGGGACTCGATTAGACAGTCTTCAATCCCTTCTCGTTAAAGTTCCTGGGAAGCAACATGT GTCAGAGAAAGAGATGAATCGTCGTAAGGATATGGTTGGGAACTTGAGATCAAAGGCGAATCAGGTGGCGTCTGCTTTGAACATGTCGAACTTTGCTAATAGAGACAGCTTGCTTGGGCCAGATACAAAGCCTGATGATGCAATCAACAGAGTCTCTGGCATGGATAACCAAGGCATTGTTGGATTCCAACGACAAATTATGCGAG AACAAGACGAAGGGCTGGAGAAGTTGGAGGAAACTGTCATGAGTACCAAACACATTGCTCTCGCTGTCAACGAGGAGCTCACTCTACAGACAAGGCTTATC GATGACTTAGACTACCATGTGGATGTTACGGACTCTCGCTTAAGG CGTGTGCAGAAGAGCCTTGCAGTGATGAACAAGAATATGAAAGGAGGTTGCTCGTGCATGTCCATGCTCTTGTCAGTGCTTGGAATCGTCGGTCTTGCTCTTGTCATTTGGCTGCTGGTTAAGTACCTGTAA